Part of the Pyramidobacter piscolens W5455 genome is shown below.
TCAAATGGCGGTTTTGTATTTGCTGTACTGACGAAAGGAAGATGAAGCGCCCTTTCCCTGTCGTCAGAAACGTACTGCTGAGGAATGAAAAACAAAATCCAGATCAGGAAAAGTGCGCAGAAGTCATAGAGCAAGGAAGAACTTTGATGTATACTCCAGCGTTTATTCTGCGGCTAAAGTAAAACAGCGTCTGCTGTGCGATTAAGACAAGCACGGCAGACGCTGTTCTGCTTTTTTGAAAAAATTTCTATCGTTTCGCGCTCGCTCGCCAGATGTTTTGCTTCCGCGCGGCGGCGACGAGTTCGTCGCGGAAGTCGGGATGGGCGATCGAGATCAGACGCTCGGCCCGTTCCCACGCGGAAGCTCCGGCCAGGTTGACGGCGCCGTATTCGGTGACGATGAAGTAAGCCTGGCTTCTGGGGTCGGTGACGATGTCGCCGCAGAAGTGCGGCACGATACGCGATCTGCGCTCGCCGGTTTGGGTCACGAACGACGAGGTCATGCAGATGAAGGCCGCTCCCCCGCGCGACATTGCGGCTCCCGTGAGGTAGTCGAGCTGTCCTCCGGTGCCGCTGATGTGGCGCAGGCCGGCGGACTCGGCGCCCACCTGGCCGTAGAGGTCGGCTGAAACGCAGCTGTTGATGGAGATCATCCGGTCGTTGCGGGCGATCACGGCAGGATCGTTGATGAACTCAAGCGGCTCGACGACGACGCCGGGATTGCGGTCGACCCAGTCATACAGCCTCTGCGTGCCGAGGATGATGCCAGCCACGCCTTTACCGCGCTGAAAACTTTTGCGGCGATTGGTCAGCTTGCCGGCTTCGTACAGGTCGAGGTAGGCGTCGCCGCACAGTTCGGTGTGCATGCCAAGGTCTTTCAGATCGGACTTTGCGATGAGCGAGCCGACGGCGTTCGGCATGCCGCCGATGCCAAGCTGGAGCGTGGCGCCG
Proteins encoded:
- a CDS encoding acetyl-CoA hydrolase/transferase family protein → MSRSRTGPRRRESMMNVFDEYRAKLRTPQQAVSIVKSGDWVDYTTNVGFPALCDAALADRREELTDVKIRGNLIFGPLRTVESDPAREHFTYNSWHCSGYERRLCDRGLCSYIPMVFRNLAWYYREFLTVNVAMMSVAPMDKHGYFNLSCAAGVGRAILEKADVVILEVNESLPVVYGGFGESVHISEADFVVEGAHGALPQLPVPAPTPEDEAIAAHIVKHIGDGATLQLGIGGMPNAVGSLIAKSDLKDLGMHTELCGDAYLDLYEAGKLTNRRKSFQRGKGVAGIILGTQRLYDWVDRNPGVVVEPLEFINDPAVIARNDRMISINSCVSADLYGQVGAESAGLRHISGTGGQLDYLTGAAMSRGGAAFICMTSSFVTQTGERRSRIVPHFCGDIVTDPRSQAYFIVTEYGAVNLAGASAWERAERLISIAHPDFRDELVAAARKQNIWRASAKR